TAATTGTTTTATATAAGACTAGTTACACTTGGGTCTTGATATCGAAGTCCCATTTTTATAGTGAAAGTTTCAGTTGTTTATCAAGACTTGATTATGATACATCTCGTTGTGTTTAGTGATGTGTGTTTATCTATTTAATATTACTGATAGATTCTCAATTGTTATAGTCTATTTACAATGCAACTTTCTGAGACATTTGAACAATATGATGCTTAATccagaaaaagagaagaatgaAATGGTGCAAtctgaaaaaggaaaaagttaTTTTAGTATGAATCTGCATCATATAACTATTTTGTTAAGACACATTATGAGATTCATATTACATTTTATTATCTATGTTCTTTGGTTTCACTTGCATAATTACATATACGTGACATTTAAATGATATCATATTTTTCGTTGAAATTATTACactcttatttttgtcattaaaTAGTAGATACGGCATTTGTACACATTCTATATCTTTTGTGCGCGGGAAGTGCATATTGCCCgccatattgtacaaaataatgaaagtatttgatttgattttgagaTCATTTTCTTCACACTAATAtcgttttctttttttcatgtTGCATGATGAAATACAAACTAAACCGACTTAAGGTTTATCTAAATCATTCTTCATGTgtcctttttgtttcttattctTTGTTCGGCCAAATTATTCTTTCATTGAGAAATAGTAGCAACGACATAATACATTCCTTGCTATCTAGTCTTTAGACCTAATCAAATTTGAGCAAACTTGAGCGTGAATGACATACTTCCGAATATGATTGTAATTACTCATGTCATTGTTCAATCTAttcattatttaaaattaTGTGGTAATTGTAATTGTCTCGCGTAATATATGAATTTagaattatttttcttcttctcatatATTGATGATAATGTACAAATAGTTTTCTGTCGTCAATGAGAAATTTTTGTTTGAGAAGATGCAAATCCCTTGTATTCTATCAAATGAAAAATCTTGGTAGACAAAAACACACATAattaagaaagagaagaaatgcAGAGACAGGGAGacaaaaacagaagaaatgaaaataataaaaaatgaacTAAAACGAGTGAAAACTCCCAATATATAAAGCTCATAGAGTAATGGTTAGCTATGAAAAGAGTCAAAGGGGAGTTAGCAACCTTTCGAAAAAAGATAAAGGCAAAAactaaagagagagagaagagagtggGAATGGCAATGGAGGTATCAGAATCATCATCACATATCTCatgaacaacaacaaaacccAAGTGCTCCActactttcttcttcttcttcttcttcttcttcttcaaaaccCAACAACACCTCTTTAGGGTTTCACTTCACTTTTGTCCTACCGGGTTTGTACGCTAACCCACATATACTCCATTTCTTTCTCTCGCTTGAACCCAAATTCTGATTTGCTTGGAATTCACTTCTGTAGTGTGAAGTTGCGATTTTTATGCCAAAGGTAGGATTTTTATTGCCACTGTCGCTTTCTCTCATTGTCTGATTTTGTTGGGTTTGCTTTGTTTCTTAttgggtttttatttttagagtTTTGTTTTGTGGGTTTGATCGGATTGGTGGGAATTGATTAACCTGTAGCGTTATGTCATTGGGTTGTCTCTGTTGGATTGGTTGGATCGTCaaagtttgattttttttttccagtttCGGAATTGGTGTGGTATAGTTGTGTGTTTGATAGGAGGAAATGTGAGAAAGTAGTAAAGATTTGGGATGCTAGATTTGCTGTTTTCGagtaatgggggggggggggggtgtggGGTTTTCTGCTAATTTgagggtttggtttggttggtTGTTGTTATGGCTGAAAAAGGTAAATGGATGAAGATTGGTCAGATTTGAGATTTTCCAGAACATTTGACTGGTGTCAAATTGTACCCTTTGCTTTTgaaaaacgagaaatggaCAAAGGTGATGACTTTGTGGAGTTGTTTATCTGATAGTTGTAATGGGTTTTTGTGTTGAGTAGTTGTCGAGTGTTATTGACTGTGATTGAGTAGCACATTGACTGCTTCATGAGGAACTTCAGGCTTAGTGACCTGGTTTCCAGAGTTTCTGCTTTTCTTGGATAGAGGTGTTCTTGCTTCGTCTTGTGAATATTACTTGCATTGACTACAACGTACTGTGCAGTCAATTGTTTTCTGCATGATTTGGTTTATAATTGGATAGAAATGCTTATTGGGGATGCGATTTGTTAGCTAACtcatgttttgtttgtttgtcaaTGCAGGAAATATGCATTGCTCAATGCGGTAATTGATGATGAACAGGCATAGAGACTCTTATCTGATGACTTCTGTTATCTTCATTATCGGGGAGATAAGATGTACATTTAAAAGACTGGGTTTCGTGTTTTGGAATTAGTTAAGGGAAATAAGGATGGATTTTGTAAGGTCCTTGCTGAAGAAATTCAAGTCCAAAGAGAAAGTGAAGTCTTCAAAGAGCAGTAATACAAGAGGCAATGGGAAAGAGGGGTCGAAAACACCAATAGCTACTGAAGAAGTACCTTCCAATGTAACCAAGCAGAAGGTTGCAGCTGCAAAGCAGTATATAGAGAATCATTACAAGAAGCAAATGAAAAGTTTGCAGGAGAGGAAAGAGCGGTATGAATTCACTACTTTTCTTTATAGTTCTGGTGTTAGACGGAGTTATCCTCTCAGATATCTTGCTGAAGTACTCTATGCTATTGTATATAGTGGTGGAGTATAACATTAATGTGATCAACTATTTTTTCTTAGTAACTTTTATCTGTACTATTACTCGGAGTGATGGTAGATGTTACTTTTTTATACAGACGTGATATACTAGAAAAGAAGTTGGCTGATGCTGAAGTCTCCGAGGAAGAGCAAAACAACTTGCTAAAGTACttagagaagaaggaaacagaGTATATGCGTATTCAGAGGCATAAGATGGGTGCTGATGATTTTGAGCCATTGACAATGATAGGAAAGGGTGCATTTGGTGAGGTATAGCCTTCTTTTAGTAAATGTAGTAGTGTATCACTGTTTTCCTGGTACTTGCACATACCAACGACCTAATCGGAATATTCATATTGTATTTAGTCTCTGAATGGGTATTGAGAAAGCAAAGGACATGGTTCAAGTGAGTTTCTTTATAAACCTAGATAATGTATTTCTCCatcatcctttttttttgtgtttaactataAATATTGTGGAGGGCAGTCTAGGTGAGTTCATAGCAAGTACATTTAGCAGTATACACACAATGATTATGATTTGGGATTTATATCATGCCCTTGGTTATATCTGATGTGCCTGAAAAATTACATTGCTGTGCGTGgtttcaattttttctctGTCTAATGAGCTCTAGTAGCATCtcttaaataaaacaaataaacaataaAACTGTCATCATTGCATATATAGTGCTTGGATTGCATTGAAATCGTAATTTGTTATAGACTAATAGCATGACTGTTTGAGCATACATAATGTCTTGATAAGTGCCTTGGTTTCGTGCATTGTGTACAACCTTGTAATGTATTACATTTTGTTCCTTTTTCTAACACTGTAAATAGATAAAGAAtagtagaaagaaaaaaaatcctttGTAATCAAGTCAACAAGATAATTATTTACCAAATTTTCTTTCTGTGGTGTAGGTTAGAATATGCAAGGAGAAAGTAACTGGTCAAGTGTATGCAATGAAGAAGCTTAAGAAGTCAGAAATGCTTCGGAGAGGACAGGTATACAACATTCACGCTTTCTCCTCCCATCTAATTTGATCTTCTTATAATCCTAACAAATTGTTCTCTAGGTCGAACATGTGAAAGCTGAGAGGAATCTACTTGCAGAGGTTGACAGTAATTGTATAGTCAAGCTCTATTGCTCCTTCCAGGATGATGAGTACTTATATCTCATCATGGAATATCTCCCTGGTGGAGATATGATGACTTTACTTATGCGCAAAGATACACTGACAGAAGACGAGGCCAGGTTTTATGTTGGGGAAACAGTCCTAGCTATTGAATCCATTCATAAACATAATTACATTCATAGGTAAGCCTTTATCAAAGTATGCAGATGGAAGACCTTTATATGCTTATTATATTTATCTTATGCCTTGTCTGTGCCAATTTTCTCAGAGACATTAAGCCTGACAACTTGCTGCTTGATAAACATGGTCACATGAAATTATCGGATTTTGGATTGTGTAAGCCATTGGACTGCAGTATTCTCCAAGAAAAGGATTTTTCTATTGGGAAAAACCTTAGTGGGGCGCTTCAAAGTGATGGACGGCCTGTAGCACCAAAACGTACGCAACAGGAACAACTGCAGCATTGGCAGAGAAATAGGAGGATGCTTGTAAGTTATAGTCTATCATTAGCATACTACCATCTTCAAAATGCTTTTCTTTGAGTCTGGACTGTGAAATCATTTGTTGGCCTACTCAACTAAGAATTTATTGTTAAGAAAGTACAAACTTATGTAGTTCAGAACAATTCCTATTTGAAGCTAGCTGGATCCTTTCCTGAAATCATCCATTTTGCTTGATTCTTTGAACATAACTTGTGCTTCTTCAGTAACCATATGGTTTAGCTTGCATACTACTTTCTGTATCGATTGTTTGCCTTTACAAACTTGACTATATAATATCAGATCAGTAGTTGTTAATCTTTGTTGCTTATGACTGGATGTATTTCAAATACCATTTTCTCATCTTCTCAATATTGAAAGAGTATTTAGTTATTTACTATTCTCATAAACCTATAGATATTGAgatcttcttttgttttggaCTGAACCTAGAGATATATGAATTACACCATTTGTCACGTCACCGTTATTTAAAAAGTTCTCTAACCATTGTTGCAGGCTTATTCTACTGTTGGAACCCCAGACTATATCGCCCCAGAAGTTTTGCTGAAGAAAGGATATGGAATGGAATGTGATTGGTCAGTGTTAAATAATCTCCTTAACTTTTGAAATCTATTTTTCCTTGTGATACACACCAATGACACGCCAATGAGATATGTTTCATATTGTCACAGGTGGTCTCTTGGGGCTATCATGTATGAAATGCTTGTGGGATATCCACCCTTTTATTCAGATGAACCCATGTCAACTTGTAGGAAGGTAATTTTAAGAGTTGTCTTATTTTTAATTCTTATGCCCATATATACCATCACATGACTTTAGGAAACATTTGGCAGTGGATGACACTGGTAGGATGTTAGATTGTGTGATCGTGCTCTGATCTTTATATCAGATGTCGAGGTTGGTTTCTAATGATTGAAAATTGATGTTGATTCTCACTAAGTCTACAAGAATTAACAGAGTATCAAACAAACTTCTGACTTCATTGCATGGTGGTATAgtcatatattattttctcttAGAAAACAATTCTTTGTTCGCTGGGATTCGCTCAGGATA
This is a stretch of genomic DNA from Argentina anserina chromosome 4, drPotAnse1.1, whole genome shotgun sequence. It encodes these proteins:
- the LOC126792634 gene encoding uncharacterized protein LOC126792634, producing MDFVRSLLKKFKSKEKVKSSKSSNTRGNGKEGSKTPIATEEVPSNVTKQKVAAAKQYIENHYKKQMKSLQERKERRDILEKKLADAEVSEEEQNNLLKYLEKKETEYMRIQRHKMGADDFEPLTMIGKGAFGEVRICKEKVTGQVYAMKKLKKSEMLRRGQVEHVKAERNLLAEVDSNCIVKLYCSFQDDEYLYLIMEYLPGGDMMTLLMRKDTLTEDEARFYVGETVLAIESIHKHNYIHRDIKPDNLLLDKHGHMKLSDFGLCKPLDCSILQEKDFSIGKNLSGALQSDGRPVAPKRTQQEQLQHWQRNRRMLAYSTVGTPDYIAPEVLLKKGYGMECDWWSLGAIMYEMLVGYPPFYSDEPMSTCRKIVNWRTHLKFPEEAKLSPEAKDLISKLLCNVDQRLGTKGADEIKAHAWFKGIEWDKLYQIKAAFIPEVNDEMDTQNFEKFEEADNQIETSTRAGPWRKMLSSKDVNFVGYTYKNFEIVNDTQVPGIADLKKKSTKPKRPSIKSLFDDESATNQPVQGSFLKLLPPQLEVPEKHSGSQ